Below is a genomic region from Scheffersomyces stipitis CBS 6054 chromosome 8, complete sequence.
ATATTGAACTTGCCAACCTTACCTGGGTTAATACCATGCTTCTTGCGAACAATCACAGTTACAACTGATCTATTGAAACAGTTTACGatctccaacttcaaatatGAACAATCAATCATCTTTTCAGACTTATTGGAAATCATTATCTGCGCTGTCGAGCTAGATTTTGGAACTACAGTGACAATGACCTCGTCGTTGTTATCAAGGTACAGGTTGTCAATAATATGCTCGTTCAGTGGTTGTTCCAACAAACTACCAGTCATGCTAACAAACAATAATTCTGAGTCATACGTTTCATTGTAGTCACCCTCTAAAACTGCATTTGGCGCTGAAAGTCTCAATTTCATTCCTGATAACTTGTCAAAACTGTCATTTAATCTACCCAAGTTGTAGAATCTCTGCTGTCCAGGTTTGACTCTGCTAGCATTCTTCACTACTACAATTTCCTTCTGTGTatcattgaaaaattcaaacttgaagtcaCCCCCATCGATTGTCACTGCAGAAGTGTTTGTAAGCATTAATGAGATCACACGAGCATGGTTACTTATTTTCTTTGGTTTTACAAGTACCTTGGGGACAGAGTCTACTGGAATTGATTCGAAAGGAGACACCGAAGGTTCAAGAATCTGAACTGGACCCACGCAGGACTCCGTATTATCGTTCCTACATTTGTCAATCATGCTCTTCAATATGACAAAATTcatttcatcatcattttcaactGAGGAACCAACCTGTGACAAAGACAACAACTCTTCATATCTGTCAGAGTTCTCGATATACTTCAGGACATTGCTAATAAATGGATCAATACCATCTCTTTGAAGCAAGTTCTCTaatctttcttttgtttgAGAATTGCAGTTTTCTAATGGAATATCATAGACAACTACATTGGATTCACCACTTGGCAAGTTTGAAGGACCGCCGTGAGCAGGTAAATGACCactgaagttgaatttcttttgGTTAAAATACTTGTCCTGTTTCTGAAGCATTGCCACTGGATGAGAATAACTATGATCGCCAATATCCTGCTTATTGTTTATAGACCTAGTGGCACACGCTTCACACAAATCAAAATCTGGGCAAACAAGACAGCAGTATCTTATGCCCTTAATTGGAATAAAAACATTTCTACTGCATGAATCACAAGCAACATTTTCGTGCACAATCAAGTCTTCTCCTGATACCTTTGTTTGAGTAATTTCCTTCTCgatattcaaattcttttccacgccagaagaaggagtctCATGGACAGGTAGATCAGCGAAGATTTCCTTGAAGTGCTCCAAGGCTGCTTCAAGTAATGCATCACCTAAGCCTGCGAAGTCGATGGAAGaagtctttctcttcttgtagttCCCTTCAATAATTGGGGATTTGTCATTAATAATCAACTTGACATGATTCTTCACCTTTAAACTTCTTGATAAGgacttgaagtcttctgTTGATTCCAAAGGAACATACTCCTTGCGCTTTTTCGACTTACGAAGGTAGCTGATAAATGAATTGTTCTCACTAGAAACACTCAAATCAGTCTTCGACAATAAATCTGTGAACTCATCCTTCGACTTGACTTTGTCAAAAGTGGTACGGTTGATTGAAAGAGTCTTCTCTACTGAAGGGAGGCTTGCAAGTGCAAGTCTGTTGTGTGTTACCTTCACAGAAATCACTTGATTGTTTGTCGTATTCATTGATCGGATTGAGAACTAAGAACAATGCAATCAGGGGTAAACGACTAATCCTGAGCTTTTGAAAATATATGtagacttcaagttgcGGCTATAGAGGTTTAGACAAATACTTCAATCGGTTTCTATTATTCGATCGCAAGGATTCTTTAATAGGAACTACTCTTCATAAAATTGAGGAAAATAGGAATTTGCCCTCAGAACTGAAATTGGGAGAGATGATCACACATAATCAGGCTAGTCTGGGGGCAGGGGATTATGGCTGTTGTTTTATATGCAGTGCCTTATCTATGTTGAGGGTGGGCCTGTATATGTTGATACTCCTGtgaaatatatatatatatatatatatacatatatatagaatTTATAACTCCTGAACAACatcaatcttctttctgcttGGTAGCTCACTCTTCTTTTATGTTTTTTTCTAatccttttcaattctcttttgttTGACCTCTGTTTGTTGTAAATATAGTCGTGCATTAACCATACGAAACAGTAACAACAATTTATGGTACACTCGAAATCGCAATGAAGATAAGGCAGAACCAGCagtctgaagaagataaggCAAAATGGTACTCCTACAGTACCCTAAGGCAGTGGTCTTTGATTTAGATTATACATTGTGGCCACTATGGTGTGATActcatatatatatgcCTATTAGTGCATTAAGCAGGAATGAGCTTGTCGATAGTAATGGTATGAAGATTTCCTTCTATAAAGACGTGGAGTCAATTATTCTAGAATTGGTAGAGAATGAAGTTGTACTCATTGCCGCAAGCAGGACGGCAACGCCAAAAATTGCTCAGGAGTTGTTGTCTTTGCTTCATATAGGTGGTAAGCCTGCGATTACTTACTTTCATTCTTTACAGTGGGGACAAGGAAGTAAAGTCAAGCACATATCGAAGGCCGCTGAAGATCTCCGTTTGCAATCCGCTTTGCAGGAGGGACACTTTATGTTGTTTGACGACGAACTGAGAAATCGTGATGTTGGAAGTATCAATTGTCATTTTGCTTACGTCTACGATGAAAACCAAGGATTAACACGCTCTATATTTATAAGTGAATTAAAGAAGTGGTCCAAATCTTTGAATACCCGTTAGTCGTATTTTGACAAAGGCAAATATAATTATACATAGGATAAaccaatgaaaatgatCAATATTCTAGCTGCGAAATAAATACCGTCGAACCGTTAGCAAAAGATTTAATAAAAACTGTACAAAATTGAATCTTAAGATGAATTCATAATTCGTTAGTGCTTTCTTTAATTGACTTAACAAGGGAAACAAGGTTATCATGAGAAGCATGAGGCGGAGGGctgatttctttcttgcaattttgTTAGTAATGTCCATTATCATTAATATTAATTGTACTTACATCTCCCAACCATTTCGTTAGCTTTGCGTCTGACCAACTTGCAACATCTACCTGGCTCTTGTCCACTAATGATGTCTGGCCATTTTGGATTCGTTCTTTATTTACGCTCTTTCGCTCCAATTCTATTGGTTCATagtcttcttttctttcttctttatttgATTTTGCGTCGGACTCCTCTTCATTCTGAGTTTTGCCTGTAAGGTAGTCATATATAGACGTTTTCAAATGTGGAAATGTATTTAAGACTAAGTAAGATGCGCCAACCACAATAATGCCGGAAAAAGTAGCGACCTTTAAATTACGGGCAGTGTTGTTATTCCTTTTAAATTGGAGTGACATTGCCAACTTGGAGCTCAGTTAACTGTTGATGttattgtagaagaaagaaggtAGAATTGATTGTGGACTGATCGTGACGAATTTATTTTTCCCCGTCAAACTGGATGTAAATTTCACGTGCACATCAAAGAGACCGATGATAAGGCTTGCACGAGACATCACTACAGTACTTCATAATTTACTAGAAAATTAAAGAATACCCATAATATACAATAATATTTAACACACTGTGGAACTAATACACAAAGAAATAAAAATGTGAGATTCAAAGCAAGGAAATTTACCTAGAAATTGATTCATTTCTGCGTACAACAGTTATAATTCTTGAGATGCCTTAGCAGACTTTCCGGACTTCTTTGGCAATAAGTTCTGGTGGATGTTTGGCAAGACACCACCTTGTGCTATGGTTACGTGTCCCAacaatttgttcaattcctcGTCATTTCTGATGGCTAATTGCAAATGTCTTGGAATGATTCtagatttcttgttgtctctgGCAGCGTTACCGGCCAATTCCAAGATTTCAGCAGCCAAATATTCCAAGACAGAAGTCAAATAAACTGGAGCACCAGAACCAACTCTTTGTGCATAGTTTCCCTTTCTTAATAGTCTGTGGACTCTACCAACAGGGAAAGTCAATCCAGCCTTGGCTGATCTAGAAGTTGAGGccttttcagaagaaccagCTTTACCTTTACCACCtgacattgttgaattttgtTTTGTTTAATTTGTCGTAGATCATTAGAAATACTATCAGGAAGCGAACTTCGTATAATATATATAGGCGAAGAGTTAGGGTGTGTGATTTTAGTTTGCGTATTTTTGCCATCATGTTTCCTATTTCAGTATGTAGCTACCAAGCAGGAGTGTGAAGATATTTACACAACTGGCCGAGAAATTTTGAGAACGGATCTCATCACGCGTATAATATGGTACGATTAAGTAAATTATTCCAATCTGATGTATTACACAGAACGCGAAGAAGTTCTGGTACATGGATTTCACAACAAAAGAGCTAGTAAACAAATGGTTATTTAAATGTAGCCAATTTCCTTGTAATTTTTCCATTCGTCGGTACCTCTTCATTAGATACCTCAAATTCATAAAACACTAGAACAAAATGGCCCCACCAAAAGCTGAAAAGAAACCCGCTTCGAAAGCCCCAGCTGAAAAGAAGCCTGCTGCTAAGAAGACTGCTTCTGCTACTGACTCTAAGAAGAGAACTAAGACTAGAAAAGAAACCTACTCTTCTTACATCTACAAGGTCTTGAAACAAACTCACCCAGACACTGGAATCTCTCAAAAGGCTATGTCTATCATGAACTCTTTTGTGAATGATATCTTTGAAAGAATCGCTTCTGAAGCTTCCAAGTTGGCAGCCTATAACAAGAAGTCTACCATTTCTGCCAGAGAAATTCAAACTGCTGTCAGATTGATCTTGCCAGGTGAATTGGCCAAGCATGCAGTTTCTGAAGGTACTAGAGCTGTTACCAAGTACTCTTCCGCTTCTAACTAGGAGTAGACGTTTCTTATTCTGGTGTCATAAAGTTTAATTCTTGCTGCCCCTTTCCGTTAACTTTCCCCAACTGTATTAGTTTTAATTAGTTCTTAGTATTATTATATTATGATCGAGGAGGAGATCCGTGATCGTAAAATTGTATATTAGATAAATATAGGaatcaaaagaaaaataaaTTGTAAAGTCAACACCCCTCCAAAACGCCGACAAGCTGCAATTTATTTCCTCAGCAAGAACACGAGTCTGTTACAGTATTTGTCTCcgcaatcaagaaaactGTAGCTAATTCAAAAGAGGAAGTTGTAGACAGAGTCCACTGAGAGTTGTATCCCGCTAGAATATACACGTAATAGCAGTTGATTGAGCGCATGTCTCTGAGCAAAAGATGTGAAACTACTCAATCCTATATCTATCTATCTTTCAGCTCTAACTAAAATTTTGTGCACAAAACGGAGGTCTagtttttgcaatcttcCCCATAACTCGCGCAACCCCACATTTCATAGATACAATTCTCGCTTCGGAATGAATTTGTTCCGGCGGACAGTTCACGGTCGTGTGAACTCTAACAATTTTTCGTCCAGTAAAGCTCATCTCATTTTGTGCAGGGGACATAAAAGCATTCCAGACCAAGTGTCCGATTTGATACCAAAAACATAGCGTACGAAGACCAAAAGATCGTGGTTGACGAGGATAGGCTACACTCTATATCAGACGTGTACCTGCTGACTTTCTGGCTTCCAAAACTCATCCAATATACTGTTCATTGCCATCGCAAGATGGTTTGTGACGTTTTCTCGAAGCGCCATAGTTCCGCACGACTCTCTTCCTCTAATATAATCACCATGAGAAATAGTGTAGGTAGTAGTTTGTTACCCGTGACTGCAACTGCGCGTTTGAGGACGTATGTGCATTCTGTAAAATTATGGGGTGCGAAAAATCTGGTCACTTAAATTTTGTTTCATAACAAACCATGAGCTTGGAGCAGACATCAACAGCGACGTAAAGTCCTAACCACATCAAGTGTTCTAAAGTATAGTTCACCACTTTGGTCACACCCTACAGTTCGAAcgaaaaaaattcaaaaaagCATGCAGATCTTAGTGAAAATTGTTCACATTGCCAGAATCTTCCTTAGTAAAAAATTTGTAGCCGTGTTCTTTGTCTTGGTCATGATGacatttccttttcctAAAATTTCATTTCAAAGGCTTGTAGCTGGGCCGCGGATCCAGCAAATATATGCCTGACTGTGTTGTCATTGTCAGTTACTACGGAGTAAAACTTTTACATATTTCCCCAGATTTCATGTCACAGTTTCTGAAGTTTTGTttacaacaacaaatatataaatactGCATTTTCTCCTTTACTTTTGCAACAAAATTTTTACTTGTTTTATCTTTTACAAATCTTGTTGGTTGTATTCattttttttgcatttcCTAAATTTCATAGAATTTTGTTTCGCTCAGCATTGCGGTCGTAAATCTAACGCAGAGAAAAAACCGTTTTCTAACTTGACCTAGACCACAAAAACGGATCGATAAAATTTAGCTTTTTGGTCCGTGCTCATATCATAAGTTACCACAAAAAAGTTCACTAATATATCATAAAAATCGCCAGCTGTATCAGTAAGGCTATTGCCACATAAcagacaacttcaaatattGGAATAGTCTGTTTCCTGTTGTTATTCGTTTTACAATCATCTGGTCTGTCTCATTACTACAATCATTACATTGTAGTCGTGCCGCTACCTTATCTAAATCAATTTTACAGCCATAGATAATAATGAAGTTGCAATTACTATTGTTATTACAGTTTGTTAGCTTCTGCTACAGTTTGTACATCCCAATTGGAGGACAATCTTTCAATAGAGGTCTCAtcgaaattgaaaaaaGCATAGGTGATGCTACCGACGGCTCATTCCTTCCTGGTTTTATTCAGCAGTTCTTCAGTTGGTCAGTTTCGGAGAAGGTAGAAGATAACATCCGccttgttgattttgagaCATGGATTGAGAAGCAGAAGGAAATTTCATTCAGAGGTATCCTTAATAATATCGGGGGTGTCAGTGATACTCTCGAACAATCTGAAGTTTCCAAAGGCGCTGTAATCGCTTCTCCATCGAGAATTCAGCCAAATTACTTTTACCAGTGGGTGAGAGACGCTGCTTTAACCATTAAGTCACTTGTTTATCACATTGATGATaacaattttgaaaatgtcgACGATATCCAATCAGTTATCGAAGCGTACATAGAGAACAACTATTATTTGCAACGTTTAGATAACAACTCTGGAAAGTTTGATGACCCAGATAAGTCTGGCCTTGGAGAACCAAAGTTCCATGCAAACAATACGGCTTTCGTCCAAAACTGGGGTAGACCTCAGAGAGATGGGCCAGGTTTAAGAGCTATCACTATTTTGAGTTATGTGAGCTTGTTGGACAAGTGGAACAAGAAAGTTTCCAAcaagtttttgaagtcTCCAGAATTTATCTATAACAAAATCGTGAAGCCTGACTTAACTTACATTGTCAGAAATTGGTTCAAAGAGGGATTTGATTTATGGGAAGAAATAAATTCGCATCACTTTTACACGTCTGTCACACAACTAGCTGCAATCAAGGATGGTTTATTATTGGCCCagaagtttgaaaaagattCCGATTTTTTGAGACAATTGCAAATCACTTATACAAACTTGAAGCAATTTATAGAGAATGATTCTGGTTACAAGAACCCTGCTGTACCGTATATCGTTGAAACTCCACTGTTACTTAGAGCAGGTAAACGTACTGGCTTGGATGCTGGATCACTCTTGGGttctcttcattctcaTAACATGGAATTTGGAGACTATAGTGACATTCCGTTTGATGTTAATGATACCCATTTGATCAACACTTTGAGTGCAATGGTCGCAGATATGAAGTACAGATATCCTCTCAATCATAACAAGATTGGGTTTGAAAAGGGCATTGGATGTGCCTTGGGAAGATATCCTGAAGATATTTATGATGGATATGGTACTTCTGAAGGTAACCCATGGTTTATTTCAActgcttctgcttctgaactAATTTACAAGTTTATATACAACTTAGAGCATAACCACATGGATATTGTGATTAACAGTCAGAAcaaagatttcttcaaacagTTTGTTGACTTTGATAATATCCCATCAAATGACTTGACAACAGTACCTGCCAATGATTATACTGATTCAATTGTGATTAGATATGGAACCCAAACATTCAGAACACTCTCAATTAATTTGGTGACATATTCTGATTCCTTTTTGGAAGTGATCAAAGATCACGTTGATAATCAGGGCCGCATGTCGGAGCAATTCAATAAGTATCATGGTTTCATGCAAGGTGCAAGGGATTTGACTTGGAGTTATAGTGCAGTTTGGAATGCCTTCAGATGGAGACAGAAGACTTTAGATATTTTAGACCAATTCTAGATTTTTTTGATGA
It encodes:
- the SGA1 gene encoding Glucoamylase GLU1 precursor (Glucan 1,4-alpha-glucosidase) (1,4-alpha-D-glucan glucohydrolase) (go_process polysaccharide metabolism) yields the protein MKLQLLLLLQFVSFCYSLYIPIGGQSFNRGLIEIEKSIGDATDGSFLPGFIQQFFSWSVSEKVEDNIRLVDFETWIEKQKEISFRGILNNIGGVSDTLEQSEVSKGAVIASPSRIQPNYFYQWVRDAALTIKSLVYHIDDNNFENVDDIQSVIEAYIENNYYLQRLDNNSGKFDDPDKSGLGEPKFHANNTAFVQNWGRPQRDGPGLRAITILSYVSLLDKWNKKVSNKFLKSPEFIYNKIVKPDLTYIVRNWFKEGFDLWEEINSHHFYTSVTQLAAIKDGLLLAQKFEKDSDFLRQLQITYTNLKQFIENDSGYKNPAVPYIVETPSLLRAGKRTGLDAGSLLGSLHSHNMEFGDYSDIPFDVNDTHLINTLSAMVADMKYRYPLNHNKIGFEKGIGCALGRYPEDIYDGYGTSEGNPWFISTASASELIYKFIYNLEHNHMDIVINSQNKDFFKQFVDFDNIPSNDLTTVPANDYTDSIVIRYGTQTFRTLSINLVTYSDSFLEVIKDHVDNQGRMSEQFNKYHGFMQGARDLTWSYSAVWNAFRWRQKTLDILDQF
- a CDS encoding predicted protein (go_function zinc ion binding); protein product: MNTTNNQVISVKVTHNRLALASLPSVEKTLSINRTTFDKVKSKDEFTDLLSKTDLSVSSENNSFISYLRKSKKRKEYVPLESTEDFKSLSRSLKVKNHVKLIINDKSPIIEGNYKKRKTSSIDFAGLGDALLEAALEHFKEIFADLPVHETPSSGVEKNLNIEKEITQTKVSGEDLIVHENVACDSCSRNVFIPIKGIRYCCLVCPDFDLCEACATRSINNKQDIGDHSYSHPVAMLQKQDKYFNQKKFNFSGHLPAHGGPSNLPSGESNVVVYDIPLENCNSQTKERLENLLQRDGIDPFISNVSKYIENSDRYEELLSLSQVGSSVENDDEMNFVILKSMIDKCRNDNTESCVGPVQILEPSVSPFESIPVDSVPKVLVKPKKISNHARVISLMLTNTSAVTIDGGDFKFEFFNDTQKEIVVVKNASRVKPGQQRFYNLGRLNDSFDKLSGMKLRLSAPNAVLEGDYNETYDSELLFVSMTGSLLEQPSNEHIIDNSYLDNNDEVIVTVVPKSSSTAQIMISNKSEKMIDCSYLKLEIVNCFNRSVVTVIVRKKHGINPGKVGKFNIGLIDAHMKYPFKLVMKNDFNIGYCDLSINNLSGRLTFEKESSIEIDDQAGFVSDDETHTSGTESILEDQIEMEGVDDHIRNDVEVKITTPHESLESSLVGSIHSIVLPSLPKEALVESSNSEYVDARSASIEHADKALTENVEDDYDIISVEGDAETDSDFELLSPSISNQ
- a CDS encoding histone 2B (go_function DNA binding) — its product is MAPPKAEKKPASKAPAEKKPAAKKTASATDSKKRTKTRKETYSSYIYKVLKQTHPDTGISQKAMSIMNSFVNDIFERIASEASKLAAYNKKSTISAREIQTAVRLILPGELAKHAVSEGTRAVTKYSSASN
- a CDS encoding predicted protein; the protein is MVLLQYPKAVVFDLDYTLWPLWCDTHIYMPISALSRNELVDSNGMKISFYKDVESIILELVENEVVLIAASRTATPKIAQELLSLLHIGGKPAITYFHSLQWGQGSKVKHISKAAEDLRLQSALQEGHFMLFDDESRNRDVGSINCHFAYVYDENQGLTRSIFISELKKWSKSLNTR
- a CDS encoding histone H2A (go_function DNA binding) translates to MSGGKGKAGSSEKASTSRSAKAGLTFPVGRVHRLLRKGNYAQRVGSGAPVYLTSVLEYLAAEILELAGNAARDNKKSRIIPRHLQLAIRNDEELNKLLGHVTIAQGGVLPNIHQNLLPKKSGKSAKASQEL